The following proteins are encoded in a genomic region of Zootoca vivipara chromosome W, rZooViv1.1, whole genome shotgun sequence:
- the LOC118078658 gene encoding uncharacterized protein LOC118078658, whose amino-acid sequence MRVHPVFHRSLLSRYKESTRFTDSNQPTEGGEERGGPPACGQDSPKASGEHPHFPGNLRLGVAPPAAPARTEKDVRKSLASSSEPILDLWTDASAVLPASAVPISTTSTTPPAAVERTPTTALERSPTLPAGATTEPAPPDPLQSSEEAAQERPFSSADFFPEADPALPLPPDQGPLPETGWSWGSLPWPEAPEECSPSRPTTLDFSEPLQELEEAKQVGVEENGLERGPPHLGEERKALQSELGKCIEDFRRIHVPASFPDKKRAWQSELLRKYQL is encoded by the exons atgagggtacacccagtgtTCCACAGGTCGTTGCTGTCGCGCTAtaaggaaagcaccaggttcaccGACAGcaaccagcccacagagggaggggaggaacggGGAG gtcCTCCGGCTTGTGGTCAGGATTCCCCAAAGGCTTCAGGAGaacatccccatttcccag GAAACCTCCGGCTCGGCGTGGCACCTCCTGCGGCCCCGGCGAGAACGGAGAAGGACGTCCGGAAaagccttgcctcctcctccgAGCCCATTTTGGACCTCTGGACCGATGCGTCAGCCGTGCTTCCAG caTCGGCCGTCCCCATCAGCACTACGTCAACCACCCCGCCAGCTGCCGTAGAGCGCACCCCAACCACCGCCCTTGAAAGATCCCCCACGCTCCCAGCCGGGGCCACCACCGAGCCGGCCCCGCCAGACCCACTCCAGAGCTCCGAGGAAGCCGCCCAGGAGAGACCTTTCTCTTCCGCCGACTTCTTCCCTGAAGCAGATCCGGCTTTGCCCCTTCCTCCGGATCAAGGCCCCCTCCCGGAAACTGGGTGGTCTTGGGGGTCCTTGCCGTGGCCAGAGGCCCCCGAGGAGTGCAGCCCGTCCCGGCCCACCACCTTGGACTTCTCTGAGCCCCtccaggagctggaggaggcaAAGCAGGTGGGCGTTGAGGAGAACGGGCTGGAGCGTGGCCCACCCCACCTCGGCGAGGAGAGGAAGGCCCTCCAGTCGGAGCTGGGCAAATGCATCGAGGACTTTCGGAGAATCCATGTGCCCGCCTCGTTCCCCGACAAGAAACGGGCCTGGCAAAGCGAGCTGCTCCGAAAATACCAGCTCTGA